In Coregonus clupeaformis isolate EN_2021a unplaced genomic scaffold, ASM2061545v1 scaf2956, whole genome shotgun sequence, a single genomic region encodes these proteins:
- the LOC121550617 gene encoding uncharacterized protein LOC121550617 gives MVTVLNPKKKAFGFQSFIDKKLLPDQGFPYYMVGNLKAPRSENLPGYVSENHTGHNDDSNIDRIIISLQSDLVLDRIYVTQQYHHRGAFYPKRTYCISKGLVSIISNLDLDELLEQAGYSLPCPSSIDTLNEMRYLQSYGFGRPRPRHGLHLLHWFAHDYVKYNKMGKMVTVRNPKKTVFGFHRFFDNIEELDGQCNQLLPNQDLPYYEVGNLNAPGSQNLPRYVCKNYTGHNDDSNIDRIIISLQSDLVLDRIYVTQHDHRRGAFDPQRTYRISKGLISIIRNLELDELLEKTGYS, from the coding sequence ATGGTGACAGTGCTCAACCCTAAGAAGAAGGCGTTCGGCTTCCAAAGCTTCATTGACAAAAAACTGCTCCCAGACCAGGGATTCCCATACTACATGGTGGGCAATCTGAAAGCCCCAAGGTCTGAGAACTTGCCGGGTTATGTCAGCGAAAACCACACAGGACACAATGATGACAGCAACATAGACCGGATTATCATCAGCCTGCAGTCAGACCTGGTGTTGGACAGGATTTACGTGACCCAACAATATCATCACAGAGGTGCTTTTTACCCCAAGCGCACCTATTGCATCAGTAAGGGGTTGGTCAGTATCATCAGTAATCTGGATCTGGATGAACTCCTGGAGCAGGCTGGATATTCTCTTCCTTGCCCTTCCTCCATTGACACGCTGAACGAAATGAGATACCTCCAGTCATATGGCTTTGGTAGACCCCGGCCAAGACATGGCCTTCATCTCCTTCACTGGTTCGCCCACGACTACGTCAAATACAACAAAATGGGTAAAATGGTGACAGTGCGAAACCCAAAGAAGACGGTGTTTGGCTTCCACCGCTTCTTCGACAACATAGAGGAGCTTGATGGCCAATGTAACCAACTGCTACCAAACCAGGATTTACCGTACTACGAAGTGGGCAATCTGAATGCCCCAGGGTCTCAGAACCTACCGCGTTATGTCTGCAAAAACTACACAGGACACAATGACGACAGCAACATAGACCGGATCATCATCAGCCTCCAGTCAGACCTGGTGTTGGACAGGATCTACGTGACCCAACATGATCATCGCAGAGGTGCTTTTGACCCCCAGCGCACATATCGCATCAGTAAGGGGTTGATCAGTATCATCCGTAATTTGGAGCTGGATGAACTCCTGGAGAAAACTGGATACTCTTAA
- the LOC121550614 gene encoding uncharacterized protein LOC121550614 encodes MRHHQVQFHCYADDSQLFLSTKPTTPLPPTSLISCLQDIRSWMSMNLLKLNSNKTEVMLIGSKSTLFKHHHRCMKTLKEMDHLQSSGFGRPRPRHGLHLFHWFAHDYVKFNIKGEMVTVRNPKKNVFGFHRFFDNIEEHDGQCNQLLPDQDLPYYEVGNLNKPGSENLPDYVSENHTVHNDDSNIDRIIISLQSDLVLDRIYVTQHDHRRGAFDPQRTYRISKGLISIIRNLELDELLEKTGYS; translated from the exons ATGCGACATCACCAAGTTCAATTCCACTGCTATGCTGATGACTCTCAGCTCTTCCTCTCCACCAAACCcaccactcccctccctcccacctccctcaTCAGCTGCCTTCAAGACATCCGGAGCTGGATGAGCATGAACCTCCTCAAACTCAACAGCAACAAGACAGAGGTCATGCTCATCGGCTCCAAATCCACTCTCTTCAAGCATCACCACAGATG CATGAAGACACTGAAAGAAATGGATCACCTCCAATCGTCTGGCTTTGGTAGACCCCGGCCAAGACATGGCCTTCATCTCTTTCACTGGTTCGCCCACGACTACGTCAAATTCAACATAAAGGGTGAAATGGTGACAGTGCGAAACCCCAAGAAGAATGTGTTCGGCTTCCACCGCTTCTTCGACAACATAGAGGAGCATGATGGCCAATGTAACCAACTGCTACCAGACCAGGATTTACCGTACTACGAAGTGGGCAATCTGAATAAACCAGGGTCTGAGAACCTACCGGATTATGTCAGCGAAAACCACACAGTACACAATGATGACAGCAACATAGACCGGATCATCATCAGCCTGCAGTCAGACCTGGTGTTGGACAGGATCTACGTGACCCAACATGATCATCGCAGAGGTGCTTTTGACCCCCAGCGCACATATCGCATCAGTAAGGGGTTGATCAGTATCATCCGTAATCTGGAGCTGGATGAACTCCTGGAGAAGACTGGATACTCTTAA